A genomic segment from [Flavobacterium] thermophilum encodes:
- the rnhC gene encoding Ribonuclease HIII — protein sequence MSNYVIQADQQLLDALRAHYQDALSDRLPAGALFAVKRPDVVITAYRSGKVLFQGKAAEQEAAKWISGASASNETADHQPSALAAHQLGSLSAIGSDEVGTGDYFGPIVVAAAYVDRPHIAKIAALGVKDSKQLNDEAIKRIAPAIMETAPYAVTVLDNAEYNRWQRSGMPQTKMKALLHNRTLAKLVDAIAPAEPEAIIIDEFLKRDSYFRYLSDEDRIIRERVHCLPKAESVHVAVAAASIIARYVFLEEMERLSRAVGLLLPKGAGAIVDEAAARIIRARGEEALETCAKLHFANTKKALAIAKRR from the coding sequence TTGTCAAACTATGTGATTCAAGCCGACCAACAGCTGCTTGACGCCTTGCGCGCCCACTACCAAGACGCCTTATCCGACCGGCTTCCGGCCGGAGCGTTGTTTGCCGTCAAGCGCCCGGATGTCGTGATCACCGCCTACCGCTCAGGCAAAGTGCTGTTTCAAGGGAAAGCGGCGGAGCAAGAAGCAGCGAAATGGATATCAGGGGCGAGCGCCTCAAACGAAACAGCTGACCACCAGCCGTCCGCTTTGGCAGCTCATCAACTCGGGTCTCTTTCCGCCATCGGTTCCGATGAAGTCGGCACCGGCGATTATTTCGGCCCGATCGTCGTCGCCGCCGCCTACGTGGATCGGCCGCATATCGCCAAAATCGCGGCGCTTGGCGTGAAAGATTCGAAACAATTGAACGATGAGGCAATCAAACGGATCGCCCCCGCCATCATGGAAACGGCGCCGTATGCCGTCACTGTGCTTGATAACGCCGAATACAACCGCTGGCAGCGAAGCGGCATGCCGCAGACGAAAATGAAGGCGCTGCTTCACAACCGGACGCTCGCGAAACTTGTTGACGCCATCGCGCCCGCCGAACCAGAAGCAATCATCATCGACGAATTTTTAAAACGGGATTCGTATTTCCGTTACCTTTCCGATGAAGATCGCATTATCCGCGAGCGGGTGCATTGCCTGCCAAAAGCAGAAAGCGTGCACGTGGCGGTCGCCGCCGCCTCGATCATCGCCCGCTATGTGTTTTTAGAAGAGATGGAGCGATTATCCCGCGCCGTCGGCCTCCTGCTTCCAAAAGGTGCCGGCGCCATCGTTGACGAAGCCGCCGCCCGGATCATCCGCGCGCGGGGGGAAGAAGCGCTTGAGACGTGCGCCAAGCTTCATTTCGCCAATACGAAAAAGGCGCTTGCCATCGCCAAGCGCCGGTAA
- a CDS encoding VanZ like family: MKTIGFSFDLHPPLFMIVFVILCGITCFILKKRKANMTVKQLFFVATTIFYSLSVVKLTLLPITISFDKTSYPDMPWKYYYQLIPFQTIISAWKQGNLLQVVGNIVLLLPLPILIGLLKKRSTGFFRTLTVVISVSLGIELTQLLINCLTGIPNKVADVDDFILNSIGGLVGWATIKLYFVLIREKKDQSFHLPNS; encoded by the coding sequence ATGAAAACGATTGGATTCTCATTTGACTTACATCCACCGCTATTTATGATCGTTTTTGTCATATTATGTGGTATCACTTGCTTCATTTTGAAAAAAAGGAAAGCGAATATGACCGTTAAACAACTCTTCTTTGTCGCAACTACGATATTTTATTCTTTGTCTGTTGTCAAACTGACCTTACTCCCGATAACGATCAGCTTTGATAAAACAAGCTATCCGGACATGCCTTGGAAATACTATTATCAGTTGATCCCGTTTCAAACCATTATCTCTGCGTGGAAGCAAGGCAACCTTTTGCAAGTCGTGGGGAATATTGTTCTCCTTCTCCCGTTGCCGATTTTAATAGGACTATTGAAAAAACGCAGCACAGGCTTTTTTCGAACTTTGACTGTCGTCATTTCCGTAAGTTTGGGCATTGAATTGACCCAATTACTCATTAATTGTTTAACTGGAATTCCAAACAAAGTAGCGGACGTAGACGATTTTATATTAAATTCCATTGGTGGTTTGGTTGGATGGGCAACCATAAAACTATATTTTGTTTTGATAAGGGAGAAGAAGGATCAATCTTTTCACCTTCCCAATTCGTAA
- a CDS encoding PIN domain, translating into MSLSNIALIDNNIYVYHYLGYEPVKHLFTQLLNDGFEIAMSSVVAMEFLSYEKVETNEAIRHKRYSYIRASTLYNVDFEIAEKAAELRRKCKMETGKTLKAGDALIAATAIAKGMTLFSNNDKDFVRLQKWGLNYVNPIQDPEDLQKFLNKLL; encoded by the coding sequence ATGAGCTTGAGTAATATCGCACTTATTGATAATAACATTTATGTTTATCATTATTTGGGCTATGAGCCAGTGAAACACCTCTTCACCCAACTGTTAAACGATGGTTTTGAAATCGCAATGTCTAGCGTTGTTGCGATGGAGTTTCTTTCATATGAAAAGGTAGAAACGAACGAAGCCATTCGTCATAAGCGATACAGCTATATTCGGGCATCAACGCTATACAACGTGGACTTCGAAATAGCAGAAAAAGCAGCGGAATTACGAAGAAAATGTAAGATGGAAACCGGAAAAACATTAAAAGCAGGGGATGCGCTTATTGCTGCTACAGCGATTGCAAAAGGAATGACATTGTTTAGCAATAATGATAAAGATTTTGTACGTTTGCAAAAATGGGGATTGAATTATGTGAATCCTATTCAAGATCCAGAAGACTTGCAAAAATTTCTTAATAAGCTGTTATAA
- a CDS encoding Transposase: protein MAPEHLHCILSTDRELGDEDILRYYAQRWTIECFFRQAKDQLKLDGYRVRHVRAVKRYWAVVLLACVYSIAESRQNLSTGLELLRSRKDHSVVEFIYDAAKQDIPIDVIKKQLRIA from the coding sequence ATGGCGCCGGAACATCTTCATTGCATCTTGAGCACCGACCGGGAACTCGGGGACGAAGACATCTTGCGTTACTATGCTCAGCGTTGGACGATCGAGTGCTTTTTCCGGCAGGCGAAAGATCAACTGAAGCTGGATGGATACCGCGTTCGCCACGTTCGGGCGGTGAAACGGTATTGGGCGGTGGTGCTGTTGGCCTGCGTGTACAGCATCGCCGAATCCCGACAAAACCTCTCCACCGGGCTGGAGCTTCTTCGGTCGCGGAAAGACCACAGCGTCGTCGAGTTCATTTATGACGCTGCAAAGCAAGATATTCCCATTGATGTGATCAAAAAACAGCTCCGTATCGCGTAA
- a CDS encoding Colicin V production protein, which translates to MIDVVLLFVLLMGAMIGLKRGFILQFIHMAGFLIAFFVAYRYYERFVPTLRLWIPYPTFGDPETMKLLFQSTHLDDAYYRAISFALLFFAVKIVLQIIGSMLDFVAQLPLLRSVNRLAGAALGFAEVYLLVFLLLYIGALVPIDSVQEQLQRSLMATVIVKHTPVLSDMLNHWWIHGRV; encoded by the coding sequence ATGATTGATGTCGTGCTGCTGTTTGTCCTGTTGATGGGGGCGATGATCGGGCTGAAGCGCGGCTTTATCCTTCAATTCATTCATATGGCCGGGTTTCTGATCGCCTTTTTCGTCGCCTATCGCTATTATGAACGGTTTGTGCCGACATTGCGCCTTTGGATTCCGTATCCGACGTTCGGAGACCCGGAGACGATGAAGCTGCTGTTTCAGAGCACGCATTTGGACGATGCCTATTATCGGGCGATTTCCTTTGCGCTTTTGTTTTTTGCTGTGAAAATCGTCCTGCAAATCATCGGCTCGATGCTTGATTTCGTCGCCCAGCTGCCGCTGTTGCGAAGCGTCAACCGTCTGGCGGGGGCGGCGCTCGGATTTGCGGAAGTGTATTTGCTCGTCTTTTTGCTGTTGTATATCGGGGCGCTCGTGCCGATTGACAGCGTGCAGGAGCAGCTGCAGCGTTCGCTTATGGCGACCGTGATTGTGAAACATACGCCGGTGTTGTCGGACATGCTTAATCATTGGTGGATTCATGGCCGCGTCTGA
- a CDS encoding Predicted membrane protein, with translation MMAPFWEHEMVRTAANFSVAVLCIVVFLAVFELVTKYKNWEEIQKGNMAVAMATGGKIFGIANIFRYALAHHESLLSMVGWGVYGFLLLLAAYFIYEFLTPKFNIDDEIANDNRAVGFISMVISVGLSFVIGEGIQ, from the coding sequence ATGATGGCACCGTTTTGGGAGCACGAAATGGTGAGAACCGCTGCCAATTTCAGCGTCGCCGTGCTGTGCATCGTGGTGTTTTTGGCCGTGTTTGAACTCGTCACGAAGTATAAAAACTGGGAAGAAATTCAAAAAGGCAATATGGCGGTGGCGATGGCAACCGGCGGAAAGATTTTTGGCATTGCCAATATTTTTCGTTACGCGCTCGCCCACCATGAGTCGCTGTTGTCGATGGTCGGCTGGGGCGTGTACGGGTTTTTGCTTCTGCTCGCAGCGTATTTTATTTATGAATTTTTGACGCCGAAGTTTAACATCGATGATGAAATTGCCAACGACAACCGGGCGGTCGGCTTTATCTCGATGGTCATTTCCGTCGGTTTGTCGTTTGTCATCGGCGAAGGGATTCAGTAA
- the polX gene encoding DNA polymerase/3'-5' exonuclease PolX, producing the protein MSVHKKEVIRLLETIALYMEIKGENPFKVNAFRKAANALETDERSLAEIGDFTAIPGIGKSTAAIITEFVETGSSSVLEELKRDIPETLLSLLKIPGLGGKKIAKLHQELGIVDMDGLKEACLARKVRALAGFGAKTEEKLLAAIEKAGKRPERLPLARVLAAAADVERQLACLDGVIRFSRAGSLRRVNETVKDLDYVIATDRPAAVRDGLLRFERVREVIAAGETKVSLLLRYDDDVAVDFRLVSGAQFATALHHFTGSKEHNVRMRQLAKERGEKISEYGVEDEATGKVKTFPDEAAFYAHFGLPHIPPELREDGTEIERYSDRYPLVRLEDIQGDLHMHSAWSDGACSLEELVEACRRRGYRYMAITDHSQFLKVANGLTPDRLRRQREEIERLNARYSDFTILAGIEMDILPDGTLDYDDDVLKELDFVIAAIHSAFKQPREAIMKRLEAALRNPYVDVIAHPTGRLIGQRDGYDVDIERLIELAAETNTVLELNANPNRLDLSAAYVKKAEEAGAYIAINTDAHHLDMLDDMAIGVATARKGWIKNETVINTWPLDKLRQFLRDKRTK; encoded by the coding sequence ATGAGCGTCCATAAAAAAGAGGTCATCCGCCTGCTTGAAACGATCGCACTGTATATGGAGATCAAAGGAGAAAATCCATTTAAGGTCAACGCCTTCCGCAAAGCGGCGAACGCCTTGGAAACGGATGAGCGGAGCCTCGCGGAAATCGGCGACTTCACCGCCATTCCCGGCATCGGCAAAAGCACGGCGGCGATCATCACCGAGTTTGTCGAAACCGGTTCATCATCGGTGCTCGAGGAATTAAAGCGCGATATTCCGGAAACGCTTCTTTCCTTGCTTAAGATCCCGGGGCTTGGCGGCAAAAAAATCGCCAAGCTGCATCAAGAGCTTGGCATTGTCGATATGGATGGATTGAAAGAAGCGTGCTTGGCTAGAAAAGTGCGCGCGCTTGCCGGTTTTGGCGCGAAAACGGAAGAAAAGCTGCTTGCGGCCATTGAAAAGGCAGGCAAACGCCCCGAGCGGCTGCCGCTCGCTCGGGTGCTCGCCGCCGCGGCGGATGTGGAACGCCAGCTTGCTTGTCTTGACGGCGTGATTCGCTTCTCGCGGGCCGGCAGTTTGCGGCGCGTAAACGAAACGGTGAAAGATTTGGATTATGTCATCGCCACCGACCGTCCGGCTGCGGTGCGCGACGGGCTTCTTCGTTTTGAGCGTGTCCGCGAGGTCATCGCTGCTGGGGAGACAAAAGTGTCGCTTCTGCTTCGCTATGACGACGATGTGGCCGTCGACTTCCGGCTGGTCAGTGGGGCGCAGTTTGCGACCGCGCTCCATCATTTCACCGGATCGAAGGAGCATAACGTGCGCATGCGCCAGCTCGCCAAAGAGCGCGGGGAGAAAATCAGCGAATACGGCGTGGAAGACGAAGCGACCGGCAAGGTGAAAACGTTCCCGGATGAAGCGGCGTTTTACGCCCATTTCGGGCTGCCGCACATTCCCCCGGAGCTGCGTGAAGACGGCACGGAAATCGAGCGCTATTCGGACCGATATCCGCTTGTCCGCCTTGAAGACATTCAAGGCGATTTGCATATGCATTCGGCATGGAGCGACGGGGCGTGTTCGCTTGAGGAGCTCGTTGAGGCGTGCCGCCGCCGCGGCTATCGGTATATGGCCATCACCGACCATTCGCAATTTTTGAAAGTCGCCAACGGTTTGACGCCGGATCGATTGCGGCGCCAGCGCGAGGAAATCGAACGGCTGAACGCGCGCTATTCGGATTTTACCATCCTCGCCGGCATTGAGATGGATATTTTGCCGGACGGGACGCTCGATTACGATGATGACGTGCTCAAGGAGCTGGATTTTGTCATCGCCGCCATTCACTCTGCGTTCAAACAGCCGCGCGAGGCGATCATGAAGCGGCTCGAGGCGGCGCTTCGCAATCCGTACGTCGATGTCATCGCCCATCCGACCGGAAGGCTCATCGGCCAGCGCGACGGCTATGACGTCGATATCGAGCGGCTCATCGAGCTGGCGGCGGAGACGAACACGGTGCTTGAGTTAAACGCCAACCCAAACCGGCTCGACTTGTCGGCGGCCTACGTGAAAAAAGCCGAGGAAGCGGGGGCGTATATTGCCATTAACACGGACGCCCACCATTTGGACATGCTTGATGATATGGCTATTGGCGTGGCGACGGCAAGGAAAGGCTGGATCAAGAACGAAACGGTCATCAACACATGGCCGCTTGACAAGCTGCGGCAGTTTTTGCGCGACAAACGAACGAAATGA
- the zapA gene encoding Z ring-associated protein ZapA, whose protein sequence is MTEQPKTRVSVRIYGQDYTIVGAESPAHIRLVAAFVDDKMHEFSEKNPLLDVPKLAVLTAVNIASEYLKLKEQYQRLAEQLKQEKDGKQDD, encoded by the coding sequence TTGACAGAACAGCCAAAAACGCGAGTGAGCGTCCGCATCTATGGACAAGACTACACGATCGTCGGCGCGGAAAGCCCGGCCCACATCCGGCTCGTGGCGGCGTTCGTTGATGATAAAATGCATGAATTCAGCGAGAAAAATCCGCTCCTTGATGTGCCGAAGCTGGCCGTGTTGACAGCCGTCAACATCGCCAGTGAGTATCTCAAACTGAAAGAACAATATCAACGGCTGGCGGAACAGCTGAAACAGGAAAAGGACGGGAAACAGGATGATTGA
- the mutS2 gene encoding MutS2 protein, whose translation MNELGVRYVQRKVLHTLEFDKVKEQLAEHASSPLGLEKIEALMPSSDLEEVAAWLEETDEAAAVLRLAGYAPLDGVVDIRPHLKRAAIGGTLSPQEMLEVAATSAASRQMKRLIAGLYDEHGGLERLFRYADTLAEAPELEHDIRRSIDDHGEVLDAASDRLRSLRGQIRSVETRIREKLESIIRSPSAQKRLSDAIITIRNDRYVIPVKQEYRSAYGGIVHDQSASGATLFIEPQAVVELNNALREARAKEKQEIERILRELSAKVAEQAEPLARAVESLAALDFAFAKAKYARRLQAAKPAVNNRGYLRFVQARHPLLDQEKAVPNDIELGGDYTTIVITGPNTGGKTVTLKTVGLLTLMAQAGLFIPAADGSEAAVFRAVYADIGDEQSIEQSLSTFSSHMVNIVDILRHVDGQSLVLFDELGAGTDPQEGAALAIAILDEVHGRGARTVATTHYPELKAYGYNRPGVVNASVEFDTETLRPTYKLLIGIPGRSNAFDISRRLGLDERIIERAKAQVSAESHNVENMIASLERSKKQAEEDEARARAALEEAERLRAEWEQKLEALEEEKEERLAEAAKQATDIIRAAEREAERVIHELRRLQKEKQAEVKEHELAEAKQRLAAAVPKVEKRKRAKKQAPRHVFQPGDEVKVTSLNQKGYLIEKVSDDEWQVQLGILKMKIHERDLEYIGSAPVNDVTPIATVKGKDAHVSLELDLRGERYEDALLRLEKYLDDAVLAGYARVSIIHGKGTGALRQGVQQFLKQHRAVKSFRFGEANEGGTGVTVVELK comes from the coding sequence ATGAATGAGCTGGGGGTCAGATACGTGCAACGAAAAGTGCTTCACACCTTGGAGTTCGATAAAGTGAAAGAGCAGTTGGCTGAGCATGCGTCCTCGCCGCTCGGTTTGGAAAAAATCGAGGCGCTCATGCCGTCATCCGATTTGGAGGAGGTGGCCGCTTGGCTTGAGGAAACGGATGAAGCGGCCGCTGTTTTGCGACTTGCTGGCTATGCGCCGCTTGACGGAGTAGTCGACATCCGTCCGCATCTCAAGCGGGCGGCGATCGGCGGCACGCTCAGCCCGCAAGAGATGCTTGAAGTGGCGGCCACCTCGGCCGCAAGCCGGCAAATGAAGCGGCTGATCGCGGGTCTCTATGACGAGCATGGCGGACTTGAGCGGCTTTTCCGTTATGCGGACACATTGGCTGAAGCGCCGGAACTCGAGCATGACATTCGCCGTTCGATCGACGATCATGGCGAGGTATTGGATGCCGCAAGCGACCGCCTCCGTTCGCTCCGCGGGCAAATTCGGTCAGTGGAAACGCGCATCCGCGAGAAGCTTGAGAGCATCATTCGCTCGCCGTCGGCGCAAAAGCGGCTGTCGGACGCCATCATTACGATCCGCAACGACCGCTATGTCATTCCGGTGAAACAAGAGTATCGCAGTGCCTATGGCGGCATCGTCCACGACCAGTCGGCGTCCGGGGCGACGCTGTTTATCGAGCCGCAGGCGGTCGTCGAGTTGAACAACGCACTCCGCGAAGCGCGGGCGAAAGAAAAGCAAGAAATCGAACGCATTTTGCGCGAACTGTCGGCAAAAGTCGCTGAGCAGGCTGAACCGCTTGCGCGGGCGGTTGAGTCGCTTGCGGCGCTCGATTTTGCGTTTGCCAAGGCGAAATACGCCCGCCGGCTGCAAGCCGCGAAGCCAGCGGTCAATAACCGAGGCTATCTTCGCTTTGTGCAGGCCCGCCATCCGCTGCTTGATCAAGAAAAGGCGGTGCCGAATGACATTGAACTCGGCGGCGATTATACGACGATCGTCATAACAGGCCCAAACACCGGCGGGAAAACGGTGACGTTGAAAACGGTCGGCTTGTTGACATTAATGGCGCAAGCGGGGCTGTTTATCCCGGCGGCCGACGGATCGGAAGCGGCGGTGTTCCGCGCAGTGTACGCGGATATCGGCGACGAGCAGTCGATCGAACAAAGCTTGAGCACGTTCTCGTCCCATATGGTCAATATTGTCGACATTTTGCGCCATGTCGATGGCCAAAGCCTTGTGCTGTTTGATGAGCTCGGAGCGGGCACCGACCCGCAGGAAGGGGCGGCGCTTGCCATCGCCATCTTGGATGAAGTGCACGGGCGCGGGGCGCGGACGGTGGCGACGACGCATTATCCCGAATTGAAAGCGTACGGCTACAACCGCCCCGGGGTGGTGAACGCGAGCGTTGAATTTGACACCGAAACGCTCCGTCCGACGTATAAACTATTGATCGGCATTCCCGGCCGCAGCAACGCCTTTGACATCTCACGCCGCTTGGGGTTGGATGAGCGGATTATCGAGCGGGCGAAAGCGCAAGTGAGCGCGGAAAGCCATAACGTGGAAAACATGATCGCGTCGCTCGAACGAAGCAAAAAGCAAGCCGAGGAAGACGAAGCGCGGGCGCGCGCGGCGCTGGAGGAAGCGGAGCGGCTGCGCGCCGAGTGGGAGCAAAAGCTCGAAGCGCTCGAAGAGGAAAAAGAAGAGCGGCTGGCTGAAGCGGCGAAGCAGGCAACGGACATCATCCGCGCCGCCGAGCGCGAAGCCGAGCGGGTGATCCATGAACTGCGCCGCCTGCAAAAAGAAAAGCAGGCGGAAGTGAAAGAACACGAGCTCGCCGAGGCAAAACAGCGGCTCGCCGCCGCCGTGCCGAAAGTCGAGAAACGGAAAAGAGCAAAAAAACAGGCGCCGCGCCATGTATTCCAGCCGGGTGATGAAGTGAAGGTGACGAGCCTCAACCAAAAAGGCTACTTGATCGAAAAAGTGTCGGACGATGAATGGCAAGTGCAGCTCGGCATTTTGAAAATGAAAATTCACGAGCGTGACTTAGAATACATCGGCAGCGCGCCGGTGAACGACGTGACGCCGATTGCGACGGTGAAAGGCAAGGACGCCCATGTGAGCCTTGAGCTTGATTTGCGCGGCGAACGGTACGAAGACGCGCTCCTTCGGCTTGAGAAATACTTGGATGACGCCGTGCTCGCCGGATATGCGCGCGTCTCCATCATCCACGGCAAAGGGACAGGCGCGCTCCGCCAAGGGGTGCAGCAGTTTTTAAAGCAGCACCGGGCGGTCAAAAGCTTCCGATTTGGTGAGGCGAATGAAGGCGGGACCGGGGTGACGGTCGTGGAACTGAAATGA